One segment of Triticum aestivum cultivar Chinese Spring chromosome 2A, IWGSC CS RefSeq v2.1, whole genome shotgun sequence DNA contains the following:
- the LOC123188560 gene encoding protein CURVATURE THYLAKOID 1B, chloroplastic isoform X1, translating into MAATCRLAAPLGLAPLPRRCAGVKSVALSIGTTKIATRTRSVAVRAGDGPAETPEILKAAQDAWAKVEDKYAVATIGVAGLVALWTAVGALKSIDKLPILPGVLELVGIGYTGVSSSSICPRTFCLSEKDHVYVVRLLSSLTSPKCCYFVFIQWFTYRNLIFQPDREALISNIKSTYNEITGSSS; encoded by the exons ATGGCCGCCACCTGCCGCCTCGCCGCGCCACTGGGTCTCGCCCCGCTGCCTCGCAGGTGCGCCGGCGTCAAGAGCGTCGCTCTCTCGATAGGCACCACCAAGATAGCTACACGGACACGGAGCGTCGCGGTGAGGGCGGGCGACGGCCCGGCGGAGACGCCGGAAAtcctcaaggctgcgcaggacgcG TGGGCAAAAGTTGAGGACAAGTACGCCGTGGCCACCATCGGCGTCGCCGGGCTCGTCGCGCTCTGGACAGCAGTGGGGGCGCTCAAG TCCATTGACAAGCTTCCTATCTTGCCTGGTGTGTTGGAGCTCGTTGGAATCGGGTACACAGGAGTAAGTTCATCAAGCATCTGTCCACGTACCTTTTGTCTTTCTGAGAAAGACCATGTATATGTTGTTCGGTTATTATCTTCTCTAACATCACCCAAATGCTGCTACTTCGTGTTCATACAGTGGTTCACATATCGCAACCTCATCTTTCAGCCAGACAG GGAAGCTCTGATCAGCAACATCAAGAGCACATACAACGAAATCACTGGGAGCAGCAGCTAA
- the LOC123188560 gene encoding protein CURVATURE THYLAKOID 1B, chloroplastic isoform X2: MAATCRLAAPLGLAPLPRRCAGVKSVALSIGTTKIATRTRSVAVRAGDGPAETPEILKAAQDAWAKVEDKYAVATIGVAGLVALWTAVGALKSIDKLPILPGVLELVGIGYTGWFTYRNLIFQPDREALISNIKSTYNEITGSSS, from the exons ATGGCCGCCACCTGCCGCCTCGCCGCGCCACTGGGTCTCGCCCCGCTGCCTCGCAGGTGCGCCGGCGTCAAGAGCGTCGCTCTCTCGATAGGCACCACCAAGATAGCTACACGGACACGGAGCGTCGCGGTGAGGGCGGGCGACGGCCCGGCGGAGACGCCGGAAAtcctcaaggctgcgcaggacgcG TGGGCAAAAGTTGAGGACAAGTACGCCGTGGCCACCATCGGCGTCGCCGGGCTCGTCGCGCTCTGGACAGCAGTGGGGGCGCTCAAG TCCATTGACAAGCTTCCTATCTTGCCTGGTGTGTTGGAGCTCGTTGGAATCGGGTACACAGGA TGGTTCACATATCGCAACCTCATCTTTCAGCCAGACAG GGAAGCTCTGATCAGCAACATCAAGAGCACATACAACGAAATCACTGGGAGCAGCAGCTAA